In a genomic window of Acidobacteriota bacterium:
- the glpK gene encoding glycerol kinase GlpK, whose product MSVILALDQGTTSSRAIVFGRDGRVIAQAQQEFPQIFPGPALVEHDPEAIWSSQIAVAREAIAKAGLTSSDVAAIGIANQRETTVLWEKATGKPVANAIVWQSRVSAGICDRLKAQGHEATIRAKTGLVVDAYFSGTKVKHLLDTHEGLRARAGRGEVLFGTIETFLLWRLSGGTLHVTDVSNASRTLMFNIHTLDWDDELLALLDVPREMLPEIRSNSEVYGETTADLFGTSIPLAGAVGDQQAALFGQACFEPGSAKNTYGTGCFLLMNTGSTPAPSQNGLLTTVGWKRGREVTYALEGAVFIAGAVVQWLRDGLKLIPTSADVERLMLESKDSDGVLLVPAFVGLGAPYWDQYARGLIIGLTRNTTASHLARAAVESMAYQTRDVLDAMQQDSGITLSSLKVDGGATANAHLLHFQADLLGVPVRRPAVGETTALGAAYLAGLAVGYWNDLEDVRQNWALDREFAPSLDQAERDRLYARWKRAVERSRDWEK is encoded by the coding sequence ATGTCCGTCATCCTCGCTCTCGATCAAGGCACCACATCAAGTCGCGCGATCGTGTTCGGCCGCGATGGCCGCGTCATCGCGCAGGCACAGCAGGAGTTCCCGCAGATCTTCCCCGGACCCGCGCTCGTCGAGCACGACCCGGAGGCGATCTGGTCGTCGCAGATCGCCGTCGCCAGGGAGGCGATCGCGAAGGCCGGCCTCACCTCTTCCGACGTTGCCGCCATCGGCATCGCCAATCAGCGCGAGACGACGGTGCTGTGGGAGAAGGCGACGGGCAAGCCCGTGGCCAACGCCATCGTGTGGCAGAGCCGCGTGAGCGCGGGCATCTGCGACAGGCTCAAGGCGCAGGGACACGAAGCCACGATTCGCGCGAAGACGGGACTCGTGGTCGATGCCTACTTCTCGGGCACGAAAGTGAAGCACCTGCTCGACACGCACGAAGGACTGCGCGCGCGGGCGGGCCGCGGCGAGGTCCTGTTCGGCACGATCGAGACGTTCCTGCTGTGGCGCCTGTCGGGCGGTACGCTCCATGTGACGGATGTGAGCAACGCGTCGCGCACGCTGATGTTCAACATCCACACGCTCGACTGGGACGATGAGCTGCTGGCGCTGCTCGACGTGCCGCGCGAGATGCTGCCGGAGATCCGCAGCAACAGCGAGGTGTACGGCGAGACGACGGCGGACCTGTTCGGCACGTCGATTCCCCTGGCCGGTGCCGTGGGCGATCAGCAGGCGGCGCTGTTCGGCCAGGCCTGCTTCGAGCCGGGCAGCGCGAAGAACACGTACGGGACGGGCTGCTTCCTGCTGATGAACACCGGGTCGACACCAGCGCCGTCGCAGAACGGCCTGCTCACGACCGTCGGCTGGAAGCGCGGACGCGAGGTGACGTACGCGCTCGAAGGCGCGGTGTTCATCGCCGGCGCCGTCGTCCAGTGGTTGCGCGACGGCCTGAAGCTGATTCCGACGTCGGCCGACGTCGAGCGATTGATGCTGGAGTCGAAGGACTCCGACGGCGTGTTGCTCGTGCCCGCGTTCGTCGGGCTCGGAGCGCCGTATTGGGATCAATACGCACGCGGCCTCATCATCGGCCTCACGCGCAACACCACGGCATCGCACCTCGCGCGCGCCGCAGTGGAATCGATGGCGTATCAGACGCGCGACGTGCTCGACGCGATGCAGCAGGATTCAGGCATCACGCTCTCGAGCCTCAAGGTCGACGGCGGAGCCACGGCCAACGCGCACCTGCTGCACTTCCAGGCGGATCTGCTCGGCGTCCCCGTGCGCCGCCCCGCCGTCGGCGAGACGACGGCCCTCGGAGCCGCCTACCTCGCCGGCCTTGCCGTCGGCTACTGGAACGACCTCGAGGACGTCAGACAGAACTGGGCCCTCGACCGCGAGTTCGCGCCGAGCCTCGATCAGGCCGAACGCGATCGTCTGTACGCCCGCTGGAAGCGCGCCGTCGAGCGTTCGAGGGATTGGGAGAAGTAG